In the Candidatus Cloacimonas acidaminovorans str. Evry genome, one interval contains:
- a CDS encoding PcfJ domain-containing protein: MDRKAKQSAPQSFPEIEESALIFNAEQGKVYHFTKRSIEVIRLANPYPAAYRKSFETNNWQCYIPSKPFPFLFNKPYINNLSSAIYPIRKNAQNKESVYKKMVAYVGEDKIALLNLFSDRFWFIYCLLVREGNYAVELMNTNPALGYLLSAPAVFHPLKSKKYWQAVNKLVKMKRKDILGYFGFPACETMVKTFAKIKPELCSVDLLVLFRTALQNYPAILRQLSFWEVLNSISLYIYCNGLGEILNHNLIADISTRENEEKKEIIRWIEDICRILDILKAYKMNVPKQELLTMNDLNAIHDKLLEEMLQIRDVIKNHFPEPPLPDIKCNTLWIEHIQNSAELYIEGSEMHHCIYSYTSNIQQGKCYVAKMLYPERLTIMYKETPKEGLKLIETHGKCNSKAASESIDLIELWLKGYFIAHPEPEQPVALTSIEKL; this comes from the coding sequence ATGGACAGGAAAGCAAAACAGTCCGCTCCACAATCCTTTCCAGAAATAGAAGAAAGTGCGTTAATTTTTAACGCAGAACAGGGCAAAGTTTATCACTTTACCAAGCGCTCTATAGAAGTTATCCGCTTGGCAAATCCTTATCCTGCAGCGTATAGAAAAAGTTTTGAAACGAATAACTGGCAATGCTATATTCCTTCTAAACCCTTTCCTTTTCTGTTTAATAAGCCATATATCAATAACTTATCCAGCGCTATTTATCCCATTCGGAAAAATGCTCAAAATAAGGAATCCGTCTATAAAAAGATGGTTGCTTATGTAGGTGAGGATAAAATTGCTTTACTGAACCTTTTTTCTGACCGTTTTTGGTTTATATATTGCCTGCTGGTGAGAGAAGGAAATTATGCTGTTGAACTAATGAACACAAATCCTGCTTTGGGTTATTTGCTTAGTGCACCCGCTGTTTTTCATCCTCTTAAAAGTAAAAAATACTGGCAAGCGGTAAATAAACTGGTGAAAATGAAACGCAAAGATATCCTGGGCTATTTTGGTTTTCCCGCTTGCGAAACAATGGTTAAGACCTTTGCTAAAATAAAACCCGAACTTTGTTCCGTTGATTTATTAGTTCTTTTCAGAACCGCTTTGCAAAATTATCCTGCCATTCTGCGTCAACTCTCTTTTTGGGAAGTTCTCAATTCTATTTCCTTATATATATACTGCAACGGATTGGGGGAAATTTTGAATCACAACCTGATTGCCGATATCTCTACCAGGGAAAATGAAGAAAAAAAAGAGATCATACGCTGGATTGAAGACATCTGCAGAATACTTGATATCTTAAAAGCATATAAGATGAATGTGCCAAAACAAGAACTCTTAACTATGAACGATTTGAATGCTATCCACGATAAATTGCTGGAAGAAATGCTACAAATAAGAGATGTGATTAAAAACCATTTTCCTGAACCCCCTCTACCCGATATTAAGTGTAATACCTTGTGGATTGAACACATACAAAACTCTGCCGAACTCTATATTGAGGGTTCAGAAATGCATCATTGTATCTATTCCTATACCTCCAATATTCAACAGGGAAAGTGCTATGTTGCCAAAATGCTTTATCCCGAACGACTTACTATTATGTATAAAGAAACTCCAAAAGAGGGCTTGAAGTTAATTGAAACTCACGGAAAATGCAATTCTAAAGCCGCATCTGAATCCATAGACCTGATTGAACTTTGGTTGAAAGGATATTTTATTGCTCATCCAGAACCTGAACAACCGGTTGCTCTTACTTCTATAGAAAAGCTTTGA